TTACATCAACTGGCCACAGTTTAAAATGGGATCATTTTGAAGTTTTAGCGAAAGGGCGATCCGACACTcactgtaaaataaaagagaaactgCTGATCAAAGATTTAAAGCCGACCTTAAATAAATATGTCAGCAGCGAAAGGCTgtgtctttattaattttttttatattcttttTGTCACCACTATTGTTACTTAATAGTTAATTAGTTAGTAATCCTGTATACTTAAACCGGAAATTTGTATTAtctgtcacttctgaagatgtatgcagaagcatacgaaacgtcaagtaaaagttaattCCTAAAAGggatgcgtttatatctgatgtttgtcaccgctgtttgtgtgttatttcttaCCGAtaaattgaactgaaaatgcTATGTCGACATTATTAACGCCATTCCCGATGATGAAAATTTTCCTTGCTCAATCGTTAATTTAGTACTCTAACAGAAGTGTCCCGAGGAGCTAATTATAGCCCCTCAAATTGAACATACTTATAGCATTAGGGGCAACGTTTGTGTTCGGGTTATTATTTTAGCTTGGAATTAGGGTTACAGTAATTGTCTACTTAAGAAGTAGAGTTGACTTCTATTACCCATTTCTCTCACCGCAAGCGATACTGAAGTTAAACCTTCCAGTTTACAAACGGTATTGTCTTCCCTTCTTCACTTGTTCTCACTACTTTTACAGGGCTCACTGGTCTATAGCCATTGACTGTCAACACGAGCACGTGAAATTCATACTCTGTGAATTTCCCAAGGTCCGTAATACTTGTGTTAAGAGCTAAGTTGTTAAATAAGGATATGGTAGTGAATGGATCCTCagtgttattaattttatacaGCAGCGTTATTCCTTGTAAGGAGCCTGCAGATGGTAATCGCCAAGAGGCCAACACACTTGTCGAGGAAAGAGGTGAAAGGTTGAAAATACGCGGAGATTGATTTGGGCCTACCGCGAAAAAATGCGAATACGACACGTCAAATTTGAGATAAATCACTCACCTAGATTACAGAATATCGTAAAAAAGgcatcgaaaaatgagagaaagcTATAGTTAGGTGCAAGCCAAGCTGGATGAGCGATGTGCAGCATCCTTTGTAGGTCTTGTACGTGTTCAGTAAAGTATGGCTATTCTATTAACCCTACCTGCGGCTACAGGAACACCGTAGATTTCCACTCTCAGCGCCTTGTGATTATTAAATTCAGTCGGCTGGAACCTGACAAACCTCGCCCTGGTAAAACTCACAAGGCTATGTTTTACAACATCCTCCGTCCCACTATTTCCGTTGAagatctgaaaaacaaaagaaaacacaaaccgGCCATCTTGAAAAGTTCAGTTTTCCAGTACCAAAACACACCTCGCCACTGAATCAGTTCTCTTTTACATTCTATGCAAAATGCCGACAAATATTTTCCTTTACGACGAAAAAgagatattttgtttcttttcctttattcTATCTCCCGTTCTTTCTTCCATTTTGACCGCTCATATCAGGCTGCCGGGATATCTGTCTCCCCAATTCTCCGTCTGTGAGTACGTCGCTCCAGAAATCCACAAATCTATCCTTCCTTCCTTCCACTAAGCCTACACGCCTCCTTTCATTCTTCCTTCTTTCCCTCTTTTTGCCCATCTCTGCAGGCATCCTAGTACGTACATTCCTACTTCTTTGCCATGAAGGGGTCTTTGTCGTTTTCTATGTACGTCCGCCTGTTCAGTTATTTGCCTTCGGCcgtctcttttcttttaaatgtcCAGCTTTCTTTATCTCCATTATTCACTCTTCGGGTGGCAAATAAATAATGTTAAATTAGACGAGTGGCTACTAGCAATATAAAATTAGAAAACACCGAAACTATGATCTCCATGTATTGTGCATGTGTCCCACAGTTTTAATAGAAATGCTACAGCCTCGGGTCATCCAACAAGACCCAGATACGTTTGCAAATATTAAAATACCGCGACTGTGATCAGTCGAACATCGTACCTCACTGAGGCATGTTGAAATACCAACCTTGTCCGTTCCATTTTCTTTATATGTGAGCCAATCCGTGCCGTCAACTGAAAACAGCAATCTGTATTTTGTTGTCCAGAAACGTCTTAAGGTCCGTGAGTATCCCTGAGTAGCAACTGCACAGATAAAGAACTCGTACTGCAAGTCGACTTGTACGAAGTCATTGGGATTGCTGTCATCGCCGGGTGACCACGCCCCATCCCCATGCAGCCGAGCTTTGTCAGGTTCAAAACCAACACGTGATGACGAGGCTGATAAACGGTGACGTGGAATCGCCAAACTGCTTGTTATGCCTACAGGCTGCATCTGACATGCTAAAAACAGAGAACGATAAATAAATGAATGCTACGCACTAGCCTGCAAAGCAAGCATTACAGAAAGCGCTTGTTGGCGTTTTGCCACAGACTCCAATAAGCTCCCCTTTGAAATACATTTTGTAGCCTATCCATGCCGGCACCAGTAGTTCTTTTCATTTGGTTTCAAATTTTGCCGGTAAATTCCTGCTTGCATGCACTTGACTTCTCTCTTTTACTTAATCCATGACACTGGCTGTTAACAATTTTAGCCAGTTGCAGCTTGAAGTTTGCAATGCGAATGCAATAACGATTGATTAGCAAGCCAATGCCTGGGTGACAAAATTCGCTCTCAGCTTGTATTATCTGCATGGTGGTACTTCGACCTTTATTAATTCGTTTGATAGGAGTAGAAAAGGCTACGCTAATCCCAAAGTAACGCAATAGTTATTCTACGACCATTTTGGAAGGAAACTGTCCATAAATGCGTTAAGTTAATGTCTCGAaatcaaaattataaaacaacCAGCTGTAGTATTAATACTCTTGTCAAGTAAGAATTGCATTTTTCACCCTTCGATTGCAATGTAAAGTTAAtgcaattaaccccttaactgccgaatgagcgctcagggtacttatagattttactagctctgtctaacgccagacgattttactcgtcaatggggaactccttggacgggaaagggttaacaacgtcaaaaactatgtccccattaaccccttgactaccgaatgagcgctcagggcacttatagattttactctgtctaacgccagacgagtttactcgtcaatggggaactccttggacgggaaagggttaaggtaCAACACTTCATCATTTCATTATGCGTTAAAACAGaaacggaaaaaaaaggaaagctaaTGATTCAAACTACAGTTAACTGAACTGAAATGATCGCCTTTAGGCAAGGAATACATCCTTAACGAGGTGCCTACTTATCCAATCACCTTCTGCTACCCTCCCAAACTTCATATAGCAACCGTACCACACGGTAATGTTATTCATGCTTGTCTGTCTGTTCGTCTTTGTGTCTTTGTgtctttgtgtttttctttgtttgttgatttttttttttaatgctggGATCGAAGTTCGATTACCCGTTGGTGCACCGtcctttatgttttgttttgataaaatcttaaaagaagCTTCCCTATGGTGATGTTTTATTTTCGTGTAGAATGCGAAACGTGATTGAAGTGgcaacaaatgaaaaattagcCTCACAGCCCTGTCTAATAGCGCTCTGAACAAATTGAAACATTTGGTATAAAATATTGTTTGCTCTTTACTTGCGAAGGCTGGAGTGATGTAAGAACAACTTAAAAGGTGAGGTCTAGTTGCCCCTTACTCGGTTTTCTCCACACTTTTTTGTAAATGGTCACGTAATAtagaaaaaaggctaaaagactAATTAAACGAAAGGGAAACATGAATGGTAAAGTCAATCACTACctcttcttgcagaatacacTTCAACTTCACAAATGTGCATTGGCCATTCTTCAACTTTAGTCACTCTTATAGTGACGTACTGTCCAAGCAAAGCAGGACgacaaaagaaggaaacacctTTTCCTTCGGGAACACTGAGGCCACTGCCACACAAGGGATTGGTGATACCATTATCTCTGGATGCCGGACCTGCATGACAGAAACAAATCAGAAATCATTGCTAATCATTTCTTAGATTCTGGAGTCATCTTTTTACTTTACGTTTATTTTATAATAGCTACAATAGCTCTATTGTTGGGTTAAAATTATAATTAAGGGACGGCTTTGCATTACGAAATAGCAAGGCTTGACCTAGTTTTGCTAAAATCCTTTTTCTTTGATTCACTTAAGTAAAGTTGAAGGGAAGAactttaaacaaaataaatctaaCATTCATTAAGGACTCGACATTCGCTTCACTTGCAACTGCCACCACTAGGTTATGGTAAAACGCGTGTGATGGTTATTTGCAATTATTCCATCAGTTGTTTGAATAATAGCTAAACGAAAGGTGGAAGCACGTTTTCACGAGCCCAATGGTGTGACCATCATAGTTCGCATACACGCCATCATACCACTTTGACAATGTGACCTAAAAGGGCCGCAATAGATGTCCATATTAAGCACATTACCACGGTAATATCTTGTGCACATGCGTATTGCGATGGCTACACCAGGTGGCTGGTGCAAGCGTGTGCCCACTTTTCTTTAAGCCTGTTACTCTATTTGTTTGaatgattattttcttttatctctAGTTGCTAGAATCAGCAGAGAATGAGTTTCAAGAGACCTCCTCGTTTCCTGCTCACAAGGTCACGCAATGGCCATGCCTGCACGCATTAGACTGTCGCTGTTCGAGGGCTTTTCAATCGGCAGATTTTTCGGGCTAAAGTTTGAGGAAGAACTAACCCCAAAAAGTTCTTAAACATTAGGACTGACAGGTATGTTACATAAGTAATATGTAGGTTTCTTATCAAATGAATAAGAATGCTTGCAGTACGACctctattttgaaaattttgttctATCTATTTTTTGCGGTTTATACCGAAAAATAATCTCAAGCAAAGCTTCGTGTAATTTTCTCTTACCTACTCTGATCTCAAATGGATTCAATCGCTCCCCACAGCAGTCCCCCCGGTTGACAATGTACACTTCATTTACAGGCTCCACTTGTCCCAAGTCTACTCTCCACCATGGATTTTGAAAATAGACATCCTTCTGGGTATGTATACAAGATGTCCAAGTTGTCTGGCTATTGCCATCCACAGCTCTGCTGCTAGGCTGCCACGGGCTTCCGCCAATCATCTTTGTTGATTTGTTAAATGCAAGATTTTCTTAAAAGGGAGACAAAGAACACATGAAAACACGAAATGCTTCAAAAATTTGGCCTATAGATCTAGAGTCCTGTATCTCTAACCTGGGAATAAGTAAAACACATATGCAAACCACTAGTTTTCTGCTGAATGTGTGGTAAGTCACAGGCCACGTCATGAGGAATAAAGCTCCTTCTCCCTAAATGTTTACGTTGTCGGCTATCAGGTTAGGTAGTAAGAGATCTTTAGCATCAACGAAAGCAATTGCGAATGACAATGTAACAAATTGAGAATTCGGTAGTTTGAAGGAGAAAAAATAATTGTGTTGCGCGTGCGACACTAAAGAGTAACTCTGTACTGTTTCCTGAGAAttaacaacgtgaaatgactaCAGTTTGACGACCCCTTGAGCAGTaaatcttaaactctctataatttaTTTAACAGTTCTCCTTGCAGTTCAGTTGCAGCGTACTCTAACAACAGTGCTAAACATAAACACGATGAGATAAACGCAAAATAGTTACGATTGTACAGATGTTCATTTTCAGGTGACGCCCGAAAAACGGTTTTTCTTGTCGTTGCCGTGGCCATCACTAAGCCTTTCCATTTAGGGAATGACGGCAGCTGCAGGTTTCTTTCCTGCTTCATTGTGAAGTAAAAGAATTCCATGAGACAGTTTTTGGAGGAGCTGAAACACCATGTAATACAAACGTTATGGTTCAATTCATGTTTTAAGAATAAACCTTTCATTTCCCGTTAACGtggctcaaaaaaaaaaaaaaaaaaaaaaccattgtTGCAGCTCTGAaaacctcactctcggttaaaAAGTCAATATTTTATCAGAATGAAATACTTAATTTACCTCGTGAATAAACTTCCACTTCACACAATGAGAGGATTCTGCTCCCTTGTGTGGTCGAAATACCAACATATCGTCCAGTCTTCAATGGATTCCTGTAACACACTGATGAAGCAATAAAATCTCTAAACCGAACCAAGCCATTGCACGCCGGATTTCGCTCAACATTTGAGTCATCACCtgtgaaattaaagaaattaaatcagatcaaatcaaatcagatTAGATAAATGAGATATGAttgctattttttatttttatttttttgtatggTAGAGGGACGGGTTGGGGGTGTCATACGCTCGTTGTGATGTGAGAAGTGAAATTTAGGTGGTGCTCTGCCTTTATTTCACGTTGCTTACTCCATTTGCGCTGAGGTATGCAAATCTCAATAAACACCCTCAAACTCGACACTGGGACCAGCCATGAAGGTGTATCATATTTATATCACCTCCATGTTTTCTCAACGTACTCTTTTGCCACTGCAATTAGAGATGGTTTACGTCTCACCTAGAGTGATCTTGTAATATCCATTAGTTTGCAGCGCAGATGGTGGAAAGAGTCTGTTCACAATAAAAACATCTGAAACTGGCACACGATTAGTACCCAGGTCCACTCGCCACCAGCTGGGGTTCCCTGCTTTTGTGAGGGTACAGTTACCATTCGCATCAAACAGTGGATTGCGATTCCCGTCCACTGCATTTTCTGCTCCACTAGAATCATTTTGCCTGGATGACTGTTCTGCAGTCTTCTCGAGAGCAAGGTTTTCTGTTAACAtgaatttaaataaattaacaataataacaattaaaaaaaaaacagacagtAAAAGATATGGGGaaggaaattattattattagtagtattatGACTTTCATTCTTTCACGAAGGAGTTCTACATGGGGTCATCTTTAAGTTATAAAACAAACTGTTGCGTTGCGATCGCAGAGTTGAAAACACGAAATCACTGAAACTCAAAATTAATTCATCAACGACAGGCAGTATAATTTTGACCGGTTTTGCCTTAAATGCCGGCGTGAACTGACCAAGAACTGAAAGTTACCAAAAGAGCAgtaaaaacgaaagaaagaaagaaagatacgaagaaaaaggaaagagaacCCATGGAAATTCAGTGGATTATGGAAACTAGTGTGTGAGTCACATGTTGATCTTATAAGTTGCACTGGATCTTTAATTTACGTTTCTTTTGTCCATCGAATatccttctctttctttttcctctttgtaaAATGCTTAATTGATCGATTGCTTTATGTTTGACGACTTGACATTTCCTTAAAGGTAAACGTAAGAAACGAACTATTTCAACAGTAGAAACAGCGCCAACTAACCTAATTAATCTGCAGCCACATTTAgctaattaaaaacaacaataacaaaaagaacaacaacaactacgAGAAGAGCATTATATAAGAGaaacaaagaatatttgaaATGAATTAACTGACGAGATATCCTTGGTTAGTTGTCTCTCTCTGAAATACTATCAAATTAATACTGTTCCctattttcaatgcttttaTTTCTACGTGACATTTTTATGCAAAAGAGTTATGCCACAAGGATAcacttttattattttcttgagaacaagttaaaaaaaaaaaaaggcgctTACCTG
This window of the Acropora muricata isolate sample 2 chromosome 14, ASM3666990v1, whole genome shotgun sequence genome carries:
- the LOC136897820 gene encoding uncharacterized protein codes for the protein MMQGSFKVYRLVIFLALAVSFVSGVCFHLDLGMANGDIPASKITASSKLNPETPAKNGRLNYATGPSWCAQTNDNNPYLQVDLQSVHVICAVSTQGNSKADEWVETYSIQTSTDGVHWTDYDDDGHPKIFIGNTDRNSEEKAVLGVVTRWLRIVGKTKHNKFCMRAELFGVKGHPENLALEKTAEQSSRQNDSSGAENAVDGNRNPLFDANGNCTLTKAGNPSWWRVDLGTNRVPVSDVFIVNRLFPPSALQTNGYYKITLGDDSNVERNPACNGLVRFRDFIASSVCYRNPLKTGRYVGISTTQGSRILSLCEVEVYSRENLAFNKSTKMIGGSPWQPSSRAVDGNSQTTWTSCIHTQKDVYFQNPWWRVDLGQVEPVNEVYIVNRGDCCGERLNPFEIRVGPASRDNGITNPLCGSGLSVPEGKGVSFFCRPALLGQYVTIRVTKVEEWPMHICEVEVYSARRACQMQPVGITSSLAIPRHRLSASSSRVGFEPDKARLHGDGAWSPGDDSNPNDFVQVDLQYEFFICAVATQGYSRTLRRFWTTKYRLLFSVDGTDWLTYKENGTDKIFNGNSGTEDVVKHSLVSFTRARFVRFQPTEFNNHKALRVEIYGVPVAAAAPSEGPKGLSFQEVNQITYNISWDPLARERRNGIIIGHEIKREKASTEARSKPSIGHTTYSNSANNFALVTGFELGCIYRISVRAFTSAGGGPFGEKKTLKISNSVPPYWEVKPITPTEVELNWINPSLRPTEVSNYTFMYSATEDCIKEFCDDGIVNLGSPPSERYTVTNLVPDTFYKFYFDAISSCGQSLSQIIEAKTIASANIRLVCFNMVAFYKTCSTYPLFLTYSSSVMYICTFCVLALFSDEKLV